In Lolium perenne isolate Kyuss_39 chromosome 5, Kyuss_2.0, whole genome shotgun sequence, the sequence CACCCCCTGGACGACGGCGCCGGCGAGGCTCGGTTCCTTGTGCAGGAACTGCAGCACGCAGTAGACGAGCTGGCGGTGGTAGGCGTGGAGCCACCGCGTCCGGTGCAGCGGCAGCAGCACCCGCAGCAGGAACCCGCGGTGCTCGTCCTTGAGCGGCACGGCGAAGCCGTTGATGATGCTGCCGCAGATCTCCAGCACCTCGCCCACGCCGCCCGAGCAGGACGCCGAGGACGCGTCGTGGGCGAAGCGGAGGAGGGCGTTggccatggagcggcgcatgaagGCGCGCTCGAGCGTGAGCTTGGAGTAGAGCGCGTGGTAGGCCGCCTTGAGCCGGTCCCGCTCGCGCGGGTCCTCGGACGCGAAGAGCGCGAGCAGGGACGTGAGGAAGCGCCGGTCCACGTGCGCGCGCAGGGACTTCGggtcggcggcggcgatggccgcgagGAGGATGTCGTAGACCGCGGACAGGTGCGGCCACGAGGGGAGCAGCGACGACGCGGCGGGGAGGTCCTCGGCGGCGGCCTCGGCGCCCGCGTCCGCGAGCGGGCAGAAGGaggatggtggcggcggcggcatcgcgCGGAACAGGTTCGCCGCCAGCATCCTCACCAGCGCCGCCATGACCCGGTGGTCCAGCGCCAGCCCTGGTGGTTGGCTCTTGGTGGTGGAGCGGACGGCGGCGAGGATCTCGGCGAGGCGGGCGCGCTTGAGGTCCCGCTGGTCGGCGCAGCGCTCGGCGTCGGCGAAGGTGAAGACGCGGCAGCAAGAGTCGATCTTGTCGATGAGGCTCTCGGCCTCCGGctcgggcgacggcggcgggagCTTGACCGCGGCGTTGGCGGCGAAGACGAAGACGCCGTCGGGCTTCTCGAGGTTGAGCAGGTGCAGCAGCGTGGTGGACCTCCTCTTGCCGCCCGGCGCCCGCGGCGCCCgcaccgcctccacctccgcgccCATCGAGCAGCTCAGCAGCGCCCTGGTCTTAATTGGGTGTCGGACACGGACGTCGCGCGCATGCACAGTCGATGTCACGGGAGCGAGGGGGACGAGGCCGGCCTTATCGAGAGGGCAGGCGAGGAAGCGTCCAAGCGGCGGCGATGGGTTCCCTGCGCGCGCGGCCGCAAGCGACACGCGCGCCGAGCGAGCTTTGGAGTCTCCAGCTGCGTGCCCGCCTCGTCCCGTCACCTTGTTGGCTCTGCTATGCAGGCTGGGGGTGATCGAAGGGCGAGGTCTTATAGGCGGGGGACAGAACCGATGCGCGCGCGTTGGCGCCTAGCGGCCGTCTCGACCCGTcgcagtcgtcgtcgtcgtccaccTCCGGCTGTCGTCGTGTTGGATTCGGGGAGATGGAAGATCCAGGGCGTTGGATTTCGCCGGATCGGACGATGATGATGCTGGCCGTGCGCATGTGAGGGCGTGGTCCGTTCAcagcgaggtggaggtggaggcggtgaCAGCTTCAGCTTGTGACCGAGACAGAGCATGCACGCGCGCGGTGCATGTACATCCAATGTTGACCGTGCTGATCGACGGCGGTGCAAGCTTTGGTTCTTTCGGCGACGATGATGTAAAGTTGAATCACGGATGAGGAGTTGACATAAGCAGACAACAGAGGCGCCATTGTCGCCACCCGGCCCGGATTACACTGACCTTGTATTATGCCAAAAACTGACAATCAAGTGGGTGAAAAACGACCTCTAACACAAAGTTGAGCACCAAGGGCCCTCTCTCGAAATAATTAAGACATTTTTGCGAAAATTACACCGATCTATTCGTGACCTTTAACAGCAGTATAAGAAAATCCAATCAAAAAGTAATAAAAGTTGCAAAAGGTTATTTGGACCACCTAGAAAAACTACACGCAGTGGAATAAGCCGAAGGCGCGATGCCACCCACGACCCTCCCTCATTGAATGTGTTAATGTAATAGATGTTATGTATGGATAGAAATACGGTGTAGTACACCGATTTCTATACGGGTCATGTACTGCCACGCTAGGGTCTTTTCCTGACCTATAATAACATGTAACCGGTACCGGACAAGAGTATCGTTCCACATAGAAAGTAAATAGAATGTTGTGGTAAAATTCAAAGATCGCTGTGAGTTTGGAGACTGAGACAGAGCGTGCACGCGTGCATGTAAATCCACGGTTGACCGTGCCGATCGAGCTGgctcacttttttttttttttttttttgcgaaacacagtacaatcaaagacgctcatacatacgcgtacacactcacccctatgaatgcacacacgcacatcctacccctatgagcacctccaagagactgcgttgaataactgatccggcgggtcttgagattgacgaagtcaccagcgCTCATTGTCGTTTTAACGCCGCTTCCCATCAAGAATATTCCGCTTTTATGAGACAAAGTGTCAAACCGGGATTTTCTACGGTGGGTGAGAATCGCACTGCCTCCTAACCATCCACTCACTTTCACGGATTATGAGTTGACATTATCAAACAACAGAGCGGCCACCGTTGTACGTGGACCCTAGTCAGGTTGTTGGTAAAGGGCAATGCGTTCCAATGTTGTGGTTAGGACGGCCTGCCTGGGCCAAAGCTAGCTACCTGCTCCTCCTACTCCTACGTGCCTGGACCGGCTGGCGCATCTAAGATGAAACGGAGATGGTGGCGAACATGCATGCGGCTAAAAGGTCGTTCCTCTCATGCTCACGGAAAGGAGATGTTGTTGTTACTGAGACAGGTGAATCAATCAATTCAAGCAACGCGATTTGGTAATTGAAGAAGAGAATGGAGAAAAAGGTTTGCATCCATGGGCGGAGATATAGGTGGACGAACGAGCGACAAACGCCCACCCTTGTTAGACTCGACAGGGTGTTCGTCACGGTGACGTGGGAGGAACTCCACAGCAGCTGCTCTTTGCGCTATCTGGCGACGGTTGTGGCAGACCACTGCCCCCTCCTCCTCGACTGCGCTACACAGTCCGCGGGTCGGAAGCGTTTCCAGTTTGAACGCTTCTAGCTGAAACTGGAGGGTTTCAGCGAGGTGGTGCAATCCGCCTGGGAGGTGATTGAAGGGGATCCTGACCCTTTCCGGCGGCTCACCGCCAAGCTTAAGCGTACGGCGTGCAACCTCATGAGTTGGAGCGACAAAAAGGTCGGGTGTGTTAAACTGCAGCAGATGACAGCGCGGGAGGTGGTGTTCAGGCTGGATATCGCCATGGAATCACGACCGATGTCATCTGACGAGCGTCGACTCCGGGCCCACCTGAAGCTAGCCTACCTGGGGCTAGCCTCCCTTGAGTGCACAATGGCCAGGCAACGGGCCAAGATTGCTTGGCTCAGGGAGGGGGATGCTAACACAGCCTTTTTCCACCAGCACGCGGCATACCGTCGGCAGAAGAACGTCATCCACAGTCTCCAGGTTGAGGGCGCGGTCGTCTCTGACCATGCGACCATGGCCGAAGCTTCCTTCACACACTTCGAGGGTCTTCTTGGCACTACGGGTGATCGCCAATACTCGCTGGACTTAGATTTTCTGGGCACACACTCAGAGGACCTGTCCGAGCTCGAGGTGG encodes:
- the LOC127302760 gene encoding serine/threonine protein phosphatase 2A 57 kDa regulatory subunit B' alpha isoform; protein product: MGAEVEAVRAPRAPGGKRRSTTLLHLLNLEKPDGVFVFAANAAVKLPPPSPEPEAESLIDKIDSCCRVFTFADAERCADQRDLKRARLAEILAAVRSTTKSQPPGLALDHRVMAALVRMLAANLFRAMPPPPPSSFCPLADAGAEAAAEDLPAASSLLPSWPHLSAVYDILLAAIAAADPKSLRAHVDRRFLTSLLALFASEDPRERDRLKAAYHALYSKLTLERAFMRRSMANALLRFAHDASSASCSGGVGEVLEICGSIINGFAVPLKDEHRGFLLRVLLPLHRTRWLHAYHRQLVYCVLQFLHKEPSLAGAVVQGVLRRWPVTNCQKEVLLIDELEEIVDALGQHHFDALALPICNRIARCATSCSSQVAERALYVWNNERFLEMASSGEGTMERILPAFVASIEANLEQHWSKCVQQVTASVKTLLQQVAPDLYDRCAADLAAKRAEADAEATIREARWRRLEAAAAGANAEPEQNCS